A window from Desulfurobacterium indicum encodes these proteins:
- the rlmN gene encoding 23S rRNA (adenine(2503)-C(2))-methyltransferase RlmN, whose amino-acid sequence MTDIKSLTFPELQNFVVSIGFKKYRTSQIAKWLYKKLATSFDEMTDISKKGRKILKENAEIYNLKIVNKEVSKDGTIKYLFELKDGNRIETVFIPERDWNTICVSTQVGCPIGCKFCFTAKDGFTRNLTTSEIVDQYLSVQRDVGIENRISNVVFMGMGEPLLNFENVKKSIEILTDDRMIGLSKRKITVSTCGIIPGIKKMAKEMPKIKLALSLHATEDETRENLIPLNKKYSIREIMKELKNYPADNIRRIMIEYLMLEGINDSPEDAVRLSKLVKGIPVKVNLIPFNQYPGSSFKTPSREKIEAFQKILWDRGIATFIRDSRGQDISAACGMLRGKDKETSKQ is encoded by the coding sequence GTGACAGACATTAAATCCTTAACATTTCCCGAACTTCAGAACTTCGTAGTTTCCATAGGATTCAAAAAATACAGAACTTCACAGATAGCAAAATGGCTTTACAAAAAACTTGCAACTTCCTTTGATGAAATGACTGATATATCAAAAAAAGGAAGAAAAATTTTAAAAGAAAATGCTGAAATCTATAACCTTAAAATAGTGAATAAAGAGGTTTCTAAAGACGGAACCATAAAATACCTATTTGAATTAAAAGACGGTAACCGTATTGAAACAGTTTTCATACCTGAAAGAGACTGGAATACAATTTGTGTGTCAACTCAGGTAGGCTGCCCGATAGGTTGTAAATTCTGTTTTACTGCAAAAGACGGGTTTACAAGAAACCTGACAACTTCCGAGATTGTTGATCAATATTTATCGGTTCAAAGGGATGTAGGCATAGAAAATCGCATATCCAACGTGGTTTTTATGGGAATGGGTGAACCTCTTCTCAACTTTGAAAATGTCAAAAAAAGCATTGAAATACTCACTGACGATAGAATGATCGGACTGTCAAAAAGAAAAATAACAGTTTCTACCTGCGGTATTATTCCAGGAATTAAAAAGATGGCAAAAGAAATGCCAAAAATAAAGCTTGCACTGTCTCTTCATGCCACAGAAGATGAGACAAGAGAAAATCTAATACCCCTCAATAAGAAGTATTCCATAAGAGAAATAATGAAAGAACTTAAAAATTACCCGGCCGATAATATTAGACGAATAATGATTGAGTATCTTATGCTCGAAGGAATAAATGACTCTCCGGAAGATGCAGTGAGACTGTCAAAACTCGTAAAGGGTATTCCTGTAAAGGTGAATCTAATTCCGTTTAACCAATATCCTGGATCATCATTCAAAACACCTTCCAGGGAAAAGATAGAAGCTTTCCAAAAAATCTTATGGGACAGAGGAATTGCGACTTTCATACGGGATTCTAGAGGACAGGATATATCAGCAGCATGCGGGATGTTAAGAGGAAAAGATAAAGAGACTTCAAAGCAATAA
- a CDS encoding ATP-binding cassette domain-containing protein, whose protein sequence is MNVVDVRNLRKTYNKGKIVAVDGISFSVKKQDIYIFVGPDGAGKSSTLKTIAGVLEYDDGEVRLFGIDIKDDRVAEKLKDKIAFMPQGLGLNLYHTLSVEENIDFFADLHDVPEDVREQRKNLLLKTTGLLPFRKREAGKLSGGMMQKLGICCSLIHTPEIIILDEPTTGVDPVSRRELWKLIYNFVKDEGITAVISTSYLDEAERSTVLSIMKNGKIIVTANPEELFEEELTVYEAEGEDVEKAYEIAWRFYKIPRLKGSVLRFVTDKEPVELKSLRLKLKKVEPGVEDVFLLKTGLKRVVLKPFFFIDFPVPEDAIVVKDLVKKFGDFTAVDHISFTVKKGEIFGLLGPNGAGKTTLIKVMTGLYNPTSGVCEIAGMRGEKIKTVIGYMSQKFSLYADLTVYENLFLWGKIYNLATDVLKERIEESISLVGLEKYRDTIVEDLPLGIKQRLALMCAVIHGPAVLFLDEPTSGVDPAERDAFWQIIRFLAREIGVTIIVTTHYMDEAEYCDRILLMNRGKMIAFGTPPYLKSETLKKIGKIYEVKTENPFSDVDKLLANGFNAVLYGRRIRIYSRISLNSEDLKKAGVNVVYMKEAPISMEDVFVYAVREHEFTED, encoded by the coding sequence ATGAATGTTGTTGATGTTAGAAACCTGAGAAAAACTTACAATAAGGGAAAAATAGTAGCTGTTGATGGTATCTCTTTTTCTGTCAAAAAGCAGGACATTTACATATTTGTGGGACCTGACGGGGCAGGTAAATCCTCGACACTTAAAACCATTGCGGGTGTCCTTGAATATGATGATGGTGAAGTCCGACTGTTTGGCATTGATATAAAAGATGACAGGGTTGCTGAGAAGCTTAAAGATAAAATAGCCTTTATGCCTCAGGGTCTTGGTTTAAATCTATATCACACTTTGTCGGTTGAAGAGAACATCGATTTTTTCGCAGATCTTCACGATGTTCCTGAAGATGTTAGAGAACAGAGAAAAAACCTCCTCTTAAAAACCACAGGGTTGCTTCCTTTTAGAAAAAGAGAAGCCGGGAAACTATCCGGTGGAATGATGCAAAAGCTCGGGATCTGTTGCAGTCTTATTCACACTCCTGAGATTATTATTCTCGATGAACCTACCACGGGAGTAGATCCGGTTTCAAGGCGAGAACTCTGGAAGCTTATTTATAACTTTGTGAAAGATGAAGGTATAACGGCTGTAATTTCTACGTCTTACCTTGACGAAGCTGAAAGGAGCACGGTCCTTTCAATAATGAAGAACGGAAAAATTATAGTTACTGCAAATCCCGAAGAGCTGTTTGAAGAAGAGTTAACCGTTTATGAAGCCGAAGGGGAGGATGTTGAAAAGGCCTATGAAATTGCTTGGAGATTTTACAAGATTCCCAGACTGAAAGGCAGTGTGCTCAGATTTGTTACAGATAAGGAACCCGTAGAATTAAAAAGCCTTCGTCTTAAACTTAAAAAAGTTGAGCCAGGAGTCGAGGATGTCTTTTTGCTTAAAACGGGATTAAAGAGAGTTGTTTTAAAGCCATTTTTTTTCATTGATTTTCCCGTGCCTGAAGATGCTATAGTTGTTAAAGATCTTGTTAAGAAATTTGGAGATTTTACGGCTGTTGATCACATCTCTTTTACCGTTAAGAAGGGAGAAATTTTCGGATTGTTGGGGCCTAACGGTGCTGGAAAAACAACTCTCATAAAGGTTATGACGGGACTTTACAATCCGACTTCCGGTGTTTGTGAAATAGCCGGAATGAGAGGCGAAAAAATAAAAACAGTAATAGGGTATATGTCTCAGAAATTTTCTCTTTATGCTGATTTAACTGTCTATGAGAACCTTTTCCTGTGGGGAAAGATATATAACCTTGCAACAGATGTTTTGAAAGAGAGAATAGAAGAATCTATTTCTCTTGTTGGTCTTGAGAAGTATAGGGACACTATTGTCGAAGATTTACCGTTAGGTATTAAACAGCGTTTGGCTCTTATGTGTGCTGTGATTCACGGTCCTGCGGTTCTGTTTCTCGATGAACCTACATCCGGCGTTGATCCTGCAGAGAGAGATGCGTTCTGGCAGATAATACGTTTTCTCGCCAGAGAAATAGGTGTAACTATAATAGTAACCACTCACTATATGGATGAAGCCGAATATTGCGACAGAATTTTGTTAATGAATAGAGGAAAAATGATTGCCTTTGGAACTCCTCCTTACTTAAAGTCAGAGACTTTAAAGAAAATAGGGAAAATCTATGAAGTAAAAACAGAAAATCCCTTTTCTGATGTGGATAAGCTCCTGGCGAATGGGTTTAATGCAGTTTTATACGGGAGGAGAATCAGAATATATTCCAGAATTTCTTTAAATTCTGAAGATTTGAAGAAAGCAGGTGTTAATGTTGTTTATATGAAGGAAGCTCCAATTTCTATGGAAGATGTATTTGTATATGCTGTGAGGGAACATGAATTTACGGAAGATTAA
- the recO gene encoding DNA repair protein RecO, with protein METPGIVLKKEKLSERLFHLSLYTERMGKINALIRLELKDFPLSVEPFSLSIFNLKITGERTEIMKVKLLKHNVPKDIRKFKYLSLIAKYVDSFTGSAPEKKIFELTRFYMMNVKDRFLLAATMFIIKLAFFEGLFPNLTRCAICGSSKNISGFSLEEGSIVCNKCSRGNLIPWNETLSKETIYLLKNSFFSIKFCRINSLKRIRNLFEKHLSYRIGTENVI; from the coding sequence ATGGAAACCCCAGGTATTGTACTTAAAAAGGAGAAACTGTCTGAAAGGCTATTTCATCTATCCCTATATACGGAAAGAATGGGAAAAATAAACGCTTTGATAAGATTGGAACTTAAGGATTTCCCGCTATCTGTGGAGCCGTTTTCTCTATCTATTTTTAATCTGAAAATCACAGGTGAAAGAACAGAAATAATGAAAGTTAAACTATTAAAGCATAACGTTCCTAAAGACATAAGGAAATTCAAATATTTAAGTTTAATTGCAAAATATGTTGATAGTTTCACAGGCAGCGCACCGGAGAAAAAAATTTTCGAACTAACCAGATTCTACATGATGAACGTAAAAGACCGCTTTTTGCTCGCAGCAACAATGTTTATAATAAAACTTGCTTTCTTTGAAGGACTATTTCCAAATCTAACCAGATGTGCAATTTGCGGTTCCTCAAAAAACATATCAGGATTTTCATTAGAAGAAGGAAGCATAGTGTGCAACAAATGTTCCAGAGGTAATCTGATTCCGTGGAACGAAACTCTTTCAAAAGAAACAATTTACCTTCTCAAAAATTCTTTTTTTTCTATCAAATTTTGTAGAATTAATAGTCTAAAACGGATAAGAAATTTGTTCGAAAAACATTTATCTTATAGAATTGGAACAGAAAATGTTATCTAA
- a CDS encoding HlyD family secretion protein: protein MKRFIPLFAFLMVLTGSCSLFQKAEKNVYVSGRIEGDEIDVGTKVPGRVTKIFVDEGDNVKKGETLAILDSKAVLARVEQAKAAFEAAQKAAQAKEQEVNAYKERLAALIDKRNSLKSQLDFQLKIAREKESMANKDVALAEEALKKAKAVYEKAEADYERFKKLYEKKIIPRSEFDKAVMAFKVAKADFESGKENLLKAKKAVKIAKAGVEIVKSKYSDIASLDNEIDALKATVKAKEKEYLAFLDRVNQAKAVVDEAEAHLSDTVIKAPVNGTITVKYVNVGEVIPAGFRLFSIVNMDKLYLKGFIPEKKVGLIHLKQPAYVEVDAYPGKKFPAYVSYIAQKAEFTPKEVQTKEERVKEVFGVKLKLKSNPDHVLKPGMPADGYIEIGK, encoded by the coding sequence ATGAAGAGATTTATACCTTTGTTTGCTTTTTTAATGGTTTTAACAGGTTCCTGTTCTCTTTTTCAGAAAGCGGAAAAGAATGTTTATGTAAGCGGTAGGATAGAAGGAGATGAGATAGACGTGGGGACTAAAGTTCCCGGAAGAGTTACAAAGATTTTCGTTGATGAGGGAGATAACGTTAAAAAAGGCGAAACGCTTGCGATTCTGGATTCAAAGGCTGTCCTTGCACGGGTTGAGCAGGCAAAAGCCGCTTTTGAAGCTGCACAAAAGGCAGCTCAGGCAAAGGAGCAAGAGGTAAACGCCTATAAAGAACGTTTAGCAGCTTTGATAGATAAGAGAAATTCTTTGAAGAGTCAGCTTGATTTTCAGTTAAAGATAGCCAGAGAAAAAGAGTCTATGGCTAATAAAGATGTTGCTTTAGCTGAAGAGGCTTTAAAGAAGGCAAAAGCTGTTTATGAAAAGGCGGAAGCTGACTATGAAAGGTTTAAGAAACTTTATGAAAAAAAGATAATACCCCGTTCTGAATTTGATAAGGCGGTTATGGCTTTTAAGGTTGCAAAAGCTGATTTTGAAAGTGGAAAGGAAAACCTTTTGAAAGCTAAAAAGGCCGTAAAGATAGCGAAAGCAGGTGTGGAAATTGTTAAGAGTAAATACAGTGATATTGCTTCACTGGATAATGAGATTGACGCTTTAAAGGCAACTGTAAAGGCAAAAGAGAAAGAGTATCTTGCTTTTTTAGATAGAGTCAATCAGGCTAAGGCGGTTGTTGATGAAGCGGAAGCTCATTTATCAGATACAGTAATAAAAGCACCGGTAAATGGAACTATTACCGTGAAATATGTGAATGTTGGTGAAGTGATTCCCGCAGGATTTCGCCTTTTTTCAATAGTTAACATGGACAAGCTTTATTTAAAAGGCTTTATTCCTGAGAAAAAGGTAGGACTTATTCACCTTAAACAACCTGCTTATGTAGAGGTAGATGCTTATCCTGGTAAGAAGTTTCCCGCATATGTTAGTTATATCGCTCAAAAAGCTGAATTTACACCGAAGGAAGTTCAGACGAAAGAGGAAAGGGTAAAAGAAGTTTTCGGTGTAAAACTTAAGCTTAAATCAAATCCTGATCATGTTTTAAAGCCCGGTATGCCTGCTGATGGTTACATAGAGATTGGGAAATGA
- a CDS encoding ABC transporter permease → MNLRKIKTIVVKEFKEMIKDRIGTIVVFVVPVTMMLIFGYGMRLDVDKIPFVVVDYDHSSLSRELVYKLSATKEYFHFLGEVNSEKQIDKLILDNKARFGLVIPPDFEKDIKSGKNKKVFIIVDGTFPYRGEMAKSYVTAVINQMNLDRLAKVTNVSLPVRLKTRYWFNENLKQEYLMASGTMAVVLFMSPAVMASLLIAKEKERGSIYNIYTSSITKVEFLLGKQIYTVIVSFINFLMIFLMTLFVFKVPFKGNLLFFLLASILFIFVASAFGLLLSTFLNTQVSAFVGSIILTIVPSILYSGYMTPISAMNKNGLLMAHIIPTYYYMKILKSCFFKDAGILPLIPHVAALVSFYVLFFALNVRLFRKRER, encoded by the coding sequence ATGAATTTACGGAAGATTAAAACGATAGTTGTTAAAGAGTTTAAGGAGATGATTAAAGATAGAATAGGGACGATTGTGGTTTTTGTAGTGCCTGTTACAATGATGCTTATTTTCGGTTACGGTATGAGATTGGATGTTGATAAGATACCTTTTGTTGTTGTAGATTATGATCATTCCAGCTTGAGTAGAGAACTTGTGTATAAGCTTTCCGCTACAAAAGAGTATTTCCATTTTCTTGGAGAAGTAAATTCCGAAAAGCAAATAGATAAACTTATACTAGATAACAAAGCAAGATTTGGTCTGGTTATTCCGCCAGATTTTGAAAAAGACATAAAAAGCGGTAAGAACAAAAAAGTTTTCATCATTGTTGATGGCACTTTTCCGTACAGGGGAGAGATGGCTAAAAGCTACGTTACTGCAGTTATTAATCAGATGAATCTTGATCGTCTGGCAAAGGTGACCAATGTTTCTCTACCGGTGCGTTTAAAGACAAGGTACTGGTTTAATGAAAACTTAAAACAGGAATACTTGATGGCTTCGGGAACGATGGCAGTTGTTCTTTTTATGTCACCGGCAGTTATGGCATCTCTTTTAATTGCTAAAGAGAAAGAAAGAGGTTCAATTTATAACATATACACTTCATCGATTACAAAGGTTGAATTTCTTTTGGGCAAGCAAATTTACACGGTTATTGTTTCTTTCATAAACTTTTTGATGATATTTTTAATGACATTGTTCGTTTTTAAAGTGCCTTTTAAAGGCAATCTTCTTTTCTTTTTGCTGGCTTCTATTCTTTTTATTTTTGTTGCATCAGCTTTCGGACTTCTTCTTTCGACTTTTTTAAATACTCAGGTTTCTGCTTTTGTTGGCTCTATAATACTGACGATTGTTCCTTCCATTCTCTATTCTGGTTATATGACACCTATAAGTGCCATGAACAAGAACGGTCTTTTAATGGCTCATATAATCCCTACTTACTACTATATGAAGATCTTAAAATCCTGTTTCTTCAAAGACGCTGGAATTTTACCTCTAATTCCTCATGTTGCAGCATTGGTGAGTTTTTATGTGCTATTTTTCGCTCTTAATGTGAGGCTTTTTAGAAAGAGGGAAAGATGA
- a CDS encoding alpha/beta fold hydrolase, with protein sequence MVYTIHGWSFNKDIWMKTPFANAFHLELPGHGNSPLQITNIYEVAKKFGKSIKSSSTVVGWSIGASVAILMAVYFPEKINKLILYSPTPLFCGMSQPEVICKRFLKKLSRDFETTVTWFRKECGFSDIYPLPDKDKAIKLLESYMNLDLRNIIPEVFVKTDIIVGLKDEVTKLSGAFCCFSLFPFSSIKIFPDKFHFLF encoded by the coding sequence ATGGTTTATACAATTCATGGTTGGTCTTTTAATAAGGATATATGGATGAAAACACCCTTTGCAAATGCTTTCCATCTGGAGCTTCCTGGGCATGGTAATTCACCATTACAGATAACCAATATTTATGAGGTTGCTAAAAAATTTGGGAAAAGTATAAAAAGTAGTTCTACTGTTGTGGGATGGTCTATTGGAGCTTCTGTTGCTATCTTGATGGCTGTTTACTTTCCAGAGAAAATTAATAAATTGATTTTGTATTCTCCGACACCGCTCTTTTGCGGCATGTCTCAACCTGAAGTTATTTGTAAAAGATTTTTGAAAAAGCTAAGCAGAGATTTTGAAACTACTGTTACTTGGTTTAGAAAGGAGTGTGGATTTTCTGACATCTATCCCTTACCTGACAAAGATAAAGCGATAAAACTCCTTGAAAGTTATATGAATCTTGATTTAAGGAATATTATTCCGGAAGTATTTGTTAAAACAGATATAATTGTAGGATTGAAAGATGAAGTTACAAAGTTGAGCGGAGCTTTTTGTTGTTTTTCCCTATTTCCTTTTTCATCAATAAAAATTTTTCCTGACAAATTTCATTTTCTCTTTTAG
- the mtaB gene encoding tRNA (N(6)-L-threonylcarbamoyladenosine(37)-C(2))-methylthiotransferase MtaB, with translation MKKVAFYTLGCKMNFHETAFMEEAFKKAGYTVVPFSEVADVYVINTCTVTASADAKSRKAIRRAKRINPESLVVVTGCYSEVYPEIVSSIKEADIVTGNVEKFRLVEIVERRTKGVFLKGTWNVTEFQPLMNADYGKKSRAFLKIQQGCESFCSYCIIPKARGRMLSEIPEKVIEHVEMLVNSGYVEIVLTGTHLGAYGKDLGNVTLADLLEKIVEIPGNFWIRLSSIEPQEFSDRLLEIVSSDKIAPHFHIPLQSGSEKILEKMGRKYTLSYYESLAFKLADLKKDVCIGTDVIVGFPGESDEDFQTMKKFIEALPFGYLHVFTYSPRKGTRAALLKDDVSQVEKKKRSRELLALSTEKNLQFRKQFKGKTLRAVALNRSDKNLVLTGNYIQIEVNKKPDSKFVDVMLKEVGKKREDNVGTLA, from the coding sequence ATGAAAAAGGTTGCATTTTATACACTTGGTTGCAAGATGAATTTTCATGAGACAGCCTTTATGGAAGAGGCTTTCAAAAAAGCGGGGTATACTGTTGTTCCGTTTTCTGAAGTGGCAGATGTGTATGTGATTAACACTTGTACGGTTACGGCTTCTGCCGATGCTAAGTCTAGAAAAGCTATCAGGAGAGCAAAAAGAATAAATCCAGAATCTCTTGTTGTTGTTACAGGTTGTTACAGTGAAGTTTATCCTGAAATTGTTTCTTCAATAAAAGAGGCTGATATAGTTACAGGAAATGTTGAGAAGTTTAGGCTTGTGGAGATTGTGGAAAGACGCACAAAGGGCGTTTTTTTAAAAGGGACATGGAATGTAACAGAATTTCAACCTTTAATGAATGCGGATTATGGAAAGAAGAGTCGGGCTTTTTTGAAAATACAGCAGGGTTGTGAGTCTTTTTGTTCTTACTGCATAATTCCTAAAGCTCGTGGAAGAATGTTAAGTGAGATACCGGAAAAGGTGATTGAACATGTTGAGATGCTCGTGAATAGCGGGTACGTAGAAATAGTTCTAACAGGAACACATCTTGGGGCTTACGGAAAGGATCTGGGAAATGTAACTCTTGCGGATCTTTTAGAAAAGATTGTTGAAATTCCGGGAAATTTCTGGATAAGATTAAGTTCTATTGAGCCTCAAGAGTTTTCTGATAGGCTCCTTGAGATTGTAAGTAGCGACAAGATAGCTCCTCACTTTCACATTCCTCTTCAGAGCGGAAGTGAAAAAATTTTAGAGAAAATGGGAAGAAAATATACTCTTTCGTATTATGAATCGTTGGCTTTTAAACTGGCTGATTTGAAAAAAGACGTTTGTATTGGGACAGATGTTATAGTTGGTTTTCCGGGAGAATCGGATGAAGATTTTCAAACCATGAAAAAGTTTATAGAAGCATTGCCTTTCGGTTATCTTCATGTTTTCACCTATTCTCCCAGGAAAGGAACCAGAGCGGCTCTTTTGAAAGATGATGTTTCTCAGGTAGAGAAGAAAAAAAGGTCCCGGGAGCTGTTAGCTTTAAGCACAGAGAAGAATTTGCAGTTTAGAAAGCAATTTAAAGGTAAAACATTAAGAGCAGTTGCTTTAAATAGATCTGATAAGAATCTCGTTTTGACAGGTAATTACATTCAGATAGAAGTTAATAAAAAGCCAGATTCAAAGTTTGTTGATGTAATGTTAAAAGAGGTTGGAAAAAAAAGAGAAGATAATGTTGGCACTCTTGCTTAA
- a CDS encoding EAL domain-containing protein — protein MNEDFFSMWENIKKPVLILKDKGEIAYCNSALKELFNVETIDRATHCYKLIFDSNYPCFDEERLICPVKLLMKNHRDSCIVLRTIKVNEKNREYLIECFRENNFIVAIFTEVTEIIKEFGKEKIKSIKEFASSLVGEVSKNSRTFITLISISNFDEIVKIYGIETSIVVSGKLESKIKKFLSMSGVESFAISDGNIVTVFKNGFSTEEIKKIERKILSMLTEFEVEVLDDKVPVNTVLVSVFLKKEEFSTVSDLISVLLLMKSRLSFANEKKVSLDSIQGIEKIILKKRKKLKLIVKSLNENKIDIFFQPIININSGKLEHFEVLMRVRENNEVIPAGYFIDELYENNLSVECDIKVLEKLREYKDILGKFGYPVYINVSHRALGSLFYRDELKKTIKLLAKSNVKVNVEITEQVLFENFKILEIASRELNFSIAIDDFGSGYSSFKLVSELVKRGMLTAIKLDSSLVKNVMDDENLIRIISLISFMAKIFRVKTIAEYVENEKIVEILKELNIDYAQGYFFSKPIPIDEVEKVVEKFGSNCERW, from the coding sequence ATGAACGAAGATTTTTTCTCAATGTGGGAAAATATAAAAAAGCCAGTTTTAATACTAAAAGACAAAGGTGAAATCGCATATTGTAATTCAGCACTAAAAGAATTATTCAACGTTGAAACAATAGACAGAGCAACACATTGCTATAAATTGATATTTGACTCTAACTACCCCTGCTTTGACGAAGAAAGGCTAATATGTCCCGTTAAATTACTGATGAAGAACCACAGAGATTCCTGTATAGTCCTTCGAACAATAAAAGTTAACGAGAAGAACAGAGAATATCTAATAGAATGTTTCCGTGAAAACAACTTTATAGTCGCAATTTTTACTGAAGTAACAGAGATAATAAAAGAATTTGGAAAAGAAAAAATAAAAAGCATAAAAGAGTTTGCGTCTTCCCTTGTTGGAGAAGTTTCAAAAAATAGTAGAACATTTATAACGCTCATATCAATATCAAATTTTGATGAGATAGTAAAAATCTATGGTATAGAAACATCCATTGTTGTTTCCGGAAAGCTCGAATCAAAAATCAAAAAATTCCTCAGCATGTCAGGAGTAGAGTCATTTGCAATATCTGACGGAAACATAGTTACAGTGTTTAAAAATGGTTTTTCAACTGAAGAAATAAAGAAAATAGAAAGAAAAATACTAAGTATGTTAACAGAATTTGAAGTAGAAGTACTGGATGATAAAGTGCCGGTAAATACAGTTCTCGTATCAGTTTTTCTAAAAAAAGAGGAGTTCAGCACCGTATCAGATTTAATATCAGTTCTCCTCCTCATGAAAAGTCGTCTCTCTTTTGCAAATGAGAAAAAAGTCTCTCTTGACAGCATACAAGGAATAGAAAAAATAATTCTCAAAAAGAGAAAAAAACTGAAATTAATCGTCAAAAGCCTTAATGAAAATAAAATAGATATCTTCTTCCAGCCTATAATCAATATAAACTCTGGTAAACTTGAGCATTTTGAAGTTTTAATGAGAGTTAGGGAAAACAACGAAGTGATTCCAGCAGGTTATTTTATAGACGAACTTTATGAAAACAATTTAAGTGTAGAATGTGATATAAAAGTTCTTGAAAAGTTAAGGGAATACAAGGATATTCTGGGAAAGTTTGGCTATCCAGTATATATAAATGTATCCCACCGAGCTTTAGGCTCTCTATTTTACAGAGACGAATTAAAAAAGACCATAAAACTCCTTGCAAAGTCAAATGTCAAAGTAAACGTTGAAATTACCGAACAAGTTTTATTCGAGAATTTTAAAATTTTAGAGATAGCATCAAGAGAACTAAATTTTTCAATAGCAATAGACGACTTCGGAAGCGGTTACTCTTCATTCAAACTGGTTTCTGAACTTGTTAAAAGAGGAATGTTGACTGCCATAAAATTAGACAGTTCTCTTGTTAAAAATGTAATGGATGATGAAAATCTGATCAGAATCATATCTTTAATATCTTTTATGGCAAAGATTTTCCGCGTTAAAACAATAGCAGAATATGTAGAAAATGAAAAAATCGTCGAAATTCTAAAAGAATTAAACATAGATTACGCCCAGGGATACTTTTTCTCAAAACCTATTCCTATAGACGAAGTAGAAAAGGTTGTTGAAAAATTTGGAAGCAACTGCGAAAGATGGTAG